From Kryptolebias marmoratus isolate JLee-2015 linkage group LG15, ASM164957v2, whole genome shotgun sequence, a single genomic window includes:
- the LOC108243345 gene encoding enhancer of mRNA-decapping protein 3: MAADWLGSVVSINCGLTLGVYQGEVSSVDGAGQTISLRQPYHNGVRCSVPEVTFSAMDIKELKFLGIQNTVTKPSSGQGNATEPSFISAGHNGQSHKTTHSHAATNRFHSSTAPISIPRRGSSNSRGLMVPSQKRNCVRNGGAGGPVRSKDDECFGDGTNEDLDTDFDFEGNLALFDKAAVFSQIDGSNGHKAQRHSTQAELKPQSYRHNENILEGKPVVYRQITVPQHGGKDYCTDSGLVVPSIPYKLHKRLLEAAERQGLTPERRLEMIGVCSSQMALSLLGGPNRLTPKNAHQRPTVVLLCGPHTQGAQGISCGRHLANHEAEVILFLPGFVKMKDSVTSEVGLYSRSSGLQVASVRELPVSPVDLVINCLDSHENPLLREQSWYQSAADWANRNRAPVLSIDPPISKHPQIVEAKWTLSLGLPLPLAENESRLYLCDIGIPKLVFSEVGISYHSPFGCKFVIPLHPA; this comes from the exons ATGGCGGCGGATTGGTTGGGCAGCGTAGTGTCCATAAACTGCGGGCTAACGTTGGGAGTTTATCAGGGAGAGGTGTCATCTGTTGACGGAGCCGGTCAAACCATCTCACTGAGACAGCCCTATCATAACGGAGTCAGGTGTTCTGTTCCTGAGGTCACATTCAG TGCCATGGATATCAAGGAACTAAAGTTTCTAGGTATTCAGAACACGGTGACCAAACCCAGCTCTGGCCAGGGGAACGCAACAGAACCCAGCTTCATATCAGCAGGACATAATGGCCAGAGCCACAAAACAACTCACAGTCATGCAGCAACCAACAGGTTTCATTCCAGCACAGCTCCAATCTCCATCCCTCGCAGAG GTTCATCCAACAGCAGAGGACTGATGGTTCCCTCGCAAAAAAGAAACTGTGTGAGAAACGGAGGTGCCGGAGGGCCAGTGAGGTCTAAAGATGATGAGTGCTTTGGTGACGGTACCAACGAGGACCTGGACACGGACTTTGACTTCGAGGGGAACTTGGCTCTGTTTGACAAGGCTGCCGTTTTCTCCCAGATTGATGGAAGCAATGGTCACAAGGCGCAGCGTCACAGCACTCAGGCTGAGCTGAAACCCCAGTCCTATCGCCACAATGAAAATATTCTGGAGGGGAAACCTGTCGTGTACAGACAGATAACCGTGCCTCAGCATGGGGGGAAAGATTACTGCACTG ATTCAGGCCTGGTCGTTCCCAGCATTCCCTACAAGCTTCACAAGCGCCTGCTGGAGGCTGCGGAGCGCCAGGGCCTGACTCCTGAGCGCAGGCTGGAGATGATTGGAGTTTGTTCCAGTCAGATGGCTCTCTCGCTGCTTGGTGGACCAAACAG GCTCACTCCAAAAAATGCCCACCAGAGACCCACAGTCGTCCTCCTGTGTGGACCCCACACTCAGGGCGCCCAAGGCATCAGCTGCGGTAGACACCTTGCCAATCATGAAGCGGAGGTTATTTTGTTCCTGCCCGGCTTTGTCAAGATGAAGGATTCAGTCACCAGTGAAGTTGGCCTCTACAGCAGGTCGAGCGGTCTGCAGGTGGCCAGCGTCAGAG AGCTACCAGTAAGTCCAGTCGACCTGGTCATCAACTGCCTCGACAGCCATGAGAACCCACTGCTGAGGGAGCAGTCCTGGTACCAGTCAGCTGCTGACTGGGCCAACAGGAACCGAGCTCCAGTCCTGAGCATCGACCCTCCAATTAGCAAGCACCCTCAGATCGTGGAGGCAAAGTGGACCCTGTCTTTAGGTCTCCCACTGCCCTTAGCAGAGAACGAGAGCAGACTCTACCTCTGTGACATCGGCATTCCCAAGCTGGTCTTTTCAGAAGTTGGCATCAGCTACCACTCACCATTCGGATGCAAGTTTGTCATCCCTCTGCACCCAGCATAG